The following are encoded together in the Acaryochloris thomasi RCC1774 genome:
- a CDS encoding class I SAM-dependent methyltransferase, whose amino-acid sequence MSESQYQTAWENYWRTLADDQEQAFWDVPSGTELSGLLQYFKDQFDPQLPLVDFGCGNGTQTFFLAEHFPQVLGLDVSAAAIQQARSGIQGNQPTFVVLDATDLQQAQTLHKNIGDANIFIRGVLHQIQAEDRPPVIASLQHLLGNHGQLFLIELSPKAKQLFESLTEQLGAPPPQLARVFQHGIAPAAITPENVRSAFPENRYGILDQGETSISTNTMWPSGEQVQMPAFFMRVGHK is encoded by the coding sequence ATGAGTGAGAGTCAATATCAAACAGCCTGGGAAAACTACTGGCGTACGCTTGCCGATGATCAAGAACAAGCTTTTTGGGATGTCCCCTCAGGTACTGAATTGTCTGGACTGCTACAGTACTTTAAAGATCAGTTTGACCCACAGCTCCCTTTAGTAGATTTTGGCTGTGGCAACGGTACACAGACGTTCTTTTTGGCCGAGCATTTTCCGCAGGTATTGGGACTAGATGTCTCAGCCGCAGCGATTCAACAAGCCCGCTCAGGTATTCAGGGAAACCAACCCACGTTTGTAGTACTGGATGCAACGGATCTACAGCAGGCTCAAACCCTACACAAAAATATTGGAGATGCGAATATCTTTATTCGAGGTGTTCTCCACCAGATTCAGGCAGAGGATCGCCCGCCCGTCATCGCCTCGCTACAGCATTTATTAGGGAATCACGGTCAACTGTTTCTCATAGAGCTGAGTCCGAAAGCCAAGCAGTTGTTTGAGAGCCTGACAGAACAACTAGGCGCTCCACCGCCCCAGCTTGCCAGGGTATTCCAGCATGGAATCGCTCCAGCGGCGATCACGCCCGAGAATGTTCGCAGCGCTTTTCCAGAGAACCGCTATGGGATTCTAGATCAGGGAGAAACATCGATCAGCACCAATACAATGTGGCCCAGCGGTGAGCAAGTCCAGATGCCTGCTTTCTTCATGCGGGTAGGGCACAAATGA
- a CDS encoding DNA topology modulation protein: protein MLNSRELKPFDGYIDSTKIAVIGCCGAGKSTLARRLGKTLSLPVLHLDAYYWQSGWIETPEPQWREIVTDLVEGQAWIMDGNYSSTFDIRFSAVETIIWLDFPRWLCLGQVLKRIWRYRGRTRADMAAGCPERFDWDFLRWVWDFPKRSRPKILEALDRYAEGRQVIVLRHPSDVRRFLSEIQ, encoded by the coding sequence GTGTTGAACTCTAGAGAGCTAAAGCCGTTTGATGGCTATATCGATAGCACAAAGATTGCTGTGATTGGCTGCTGCGGTGCTGGGAAATCAACCTTAGCGCGACGTCTGGGCAAGACTTTAAGTCTGCCTGTTCTTCATCTAGATGCTTACTACTGGCAGTCTGGCTGGATCGAAACCCCTGAACCCCAGTGGCGAGAGATTGTGACTGATTTAGTCGAGGGCCAAGCCTGGATTATGGATGGCAACTACAGCAGCACCTTTGACATCCGTTTTTCAGCGGTGGAGACGATTATCTGGCTAGACTTTCCGCGTTGGCTTTGTTTGGGGCAGGTACTTAAGCGTATCTGGCGGTATCGAGGTCGGACGAGGGCTGATATGGCTGCGGGATGCCCTGAACGTTTTGATTGGGACTTTCTCCGATGGGTGTGGGATTTTCCGAAAAGGAGCAGGCCGAAGATTTTAGAGGCGTTAGATCGTTATGCTGAAGGGAGGCAGGTAATTGTGCTGCGTCATCCTTCAGATGTACGACGATTCTTGTCCGAGATTCAATAG